The genomic region GAGCCTTCCCAAGGGGGTGGAGATGATCATGCCGGGCGACAACGTAACGATCGAGGGCGAGTTGATCACCCCGATCGCCATGGAGAAGGGGCTGAAATTCGCCATCCGCGAGGGCGGCCGGACCGTGGGCGCCGGAACTGTCACCGAGATCATGGAATAAACCGACCTCTAATCCCTGATAAATGGGAAATAGGAACTGGGAAAATAAAAAAAATAGGTAATCAGGTAAATAGGAATCACAAAAATAATCAGGTTATATCATGCGAGAAATAGTCACCATTGCCTGCGTGCCCTGCAAGCGCCGGAATTACACCACCACCAAGAACAAGCGCAAGCATCCGGACCGGGCCGAATTCAAGAAATACTGCCGCTTTTGCAAAAAGCACACTGCCCACAAGGAGACCAAGTAAACGAAATGCAAAATTCGAATTTCGAATTTCGAAATTGGAATTTAGTTTGTTAGGCCAGTAGCTCCAATTGGTAGAGCGCCGGTCTCCCCGCCTGCCAGAGAAATAGGAGCGTCGGTTAATGGTAAACCACCGGTCTCCAAAACCGGGACTGCAGGTTCGATCCCTGCCGCTCCTGCCATGTTCGGCGGGCAGGCAAAACCGGATGCTGGGGGTTCAAGTCCCTGCTGGCCTGCCACTTTGTTGGGCGATCATAAGGAACCGGGGACTGAAAGAAGGGCCAACCCGAAAGCCCCGCCGGGCGGAATAACTGAAATCCGGACAAAGGGAATCAATATCTTATAGGCGCCCGGGGAGAGCATTTTAAAACCCCGGATCAACCAGGTTAGGAGCAACAGAGATGTTCAAAAAAATATGGCAGTTTTTCATCGACACCAAGGCCGAGTTCGCCAAGGTCAGCTGGCCCAGCCGCGAGGAACTGACCCAGTCCACCCTGGTGGTGATGGTGGTCTCGCTGGCGGTCACGGTTTTCATCGCTTTGGTGGACCAGGGGCTTACCCGGGTGATCACACTGATCCTGGGTTAATCCACTGATTGTTTGCACAATTAGCTCAGGTACTATATCCCTTGCTTTTCTATCCGCAGATTTCACAGATTTGCACAGATTTATTCTTTCAAATTTAAATCGTTATGTGCAAAAAATCGATTATTATCTGCGTTAATCTGTGGATAAAAAACTCAATGTAGATTTCGATAGCCAATTACCCATTAATAAGGCATAAGCACCAAAAATGCGCTGGTACGTAATTCATACCTATTCCGGGCACGAGAACCGGGTCAAATCGGCCCTGGAGCAGTCGGCCCAAAGGCTGGGGCTGCAGGACAAGCTGGGCCGGGTGCTTATTCCCACCGAGGAGATAACCGAGATCAAACACGGCAAGCGAAAGACCAGCGCCAAGCAGCTTTATCCCAGTTATCTAATGGTGGAGATGGACCTGACCGACGATGTCTGGAACGTGGTCTCCTCCACTCCCGGAGTAACCAGCTTTTTGGGATCGCGCCGCAAGCCCCAGCCCATGAGAAGCGCCGAGGCCGCCCGGCTTTTGGCCCGGATCGACGGGACCAAGGCGGCGGGGCCGGCAGTCATCCCCTTCCAGGTCGGGGAATCGGTGAAGATAGTGGACGGGCCTTTCGCCAACTTTACCGGCGTCATCAACGAAGTGGACAAACAGCATGGCAAGGTCAAAGTTATGGTCACCATCTTTGGACGCACCACCCCGGTGGAACTGGATTTCATCCAGATCAACGAAATATAACTTTTAGACGCCCTGGCGTTCCGTTTTAAGCGGGCTCAGTTTCTGCCCGGCTGTCCAAGTATTTTTAAAAAGAGAGATAAATTCTTATGGCAAAAATCGTAACCGCCTTGGTAAAACTGCAGATCCCGGCCGGACAGGCCAATCCTGCGCCGCCGGTGGGTCCGGCCCTGGGCCAGCACGGGGCCAACATCCCGGAATTCTGCAAACAGTTCAACGCTCGGACCCAGGGCCAGGAAGGGCTGATCATTCCCTGCCTGATCACCATCTACAAGGATCGGAGCTTCAGCTTCATCCTAAAAACCCCGCCGGCCGCGGTGCTGCTGAAAAAGGCGGCCGGGTTGGCCAAGGGTTCCGGCGTGCCCAACCGCAACAAGGTGGGCAAGGTTACCGAGGCCCAGGTCCGGGATATCGCCCAGAAAAAAATGGCGGACCTGAACGCGGCTTCGGTGGACGCCGCCATGAGATTGGTAAAAGGAACCGCCCGCAGCATGGGCATCGATGTGGCCGGTTAAGCCAAGTTTAAAAAACCCACGAAAGGAATTACCATGAAAAACCAACAAGGTTTCTCGTTACTGGAATTCCTGGCATCAGTGGTCATTGTTTTGGCGCTGGCAACCATCGGCTATTCTCAGTATGTTACCTCCGCCGAAAATGCCAAGCAAACGGCAATAATTGCCAATATGTACACTATCCAGCTTTGCGCCGAGGATTTTTCCACTCAGGCCGAGGGTGTTTATCCGGGGGGTATCAATACTGAGGTTGCTCAAGTATGCCCTGCCAATCCGACCAACCATAGCGTAATGGCCGGTGCCACCAAACAGCCATATCCTGCAACTGCTCTTATTCCTTCGGATTTCGCCAATCCCGTCAACGGCGGCTATGATGCCATTAAGAACGGCCCGGTTAAAAAACCTGCCGGGGGCGTATATTATACCGCCTATGACGCGGCTGGAAATAAATTAAATGACGGCCAGGCCGCTTTTTCATATAAAGTAACTGCTATGGGCGCATACCGGCCCATTACTTTTACGCTTTCTTCCGCTAAAAAGAAGGGAGAAAAATGAAAAAGCTGTATTTTATACTAATCAGCCTTTCTGCTTTATCGGTTTTGGCAATTTCAGCAGACATAAAGGTCAACAGCGACACCGGTAAAACCTGGCAGGGCTGGCCGGCTATTGCAGCCGGAGAGCAGGGAACGGCTTTGATGTGGCAGGAAGACATAGCGGACAGCTCTTTTTTGTACCTGCAATGTTTGGATACTTCCGGCGTACCGATAGGAATCAATATAAAATTGGATTCCCCTAAATATCGGATGCTGCCGGCAATCATCGCTATTGCAAATTTGGGGTATGCCGCGGTCTGGATGGAGATAGGGGATTCTTCCAACGGCTGGGACATATACGGCCAGTTGTTCAATGCAACCGGCGATTCAATGGCCCCGGCCTTCAAGGTCAACGACGACAGCCTGGCCGAAAGGTATTGTCCGGATATAGTATCGGACAGTCAGGGGAATTTTACAGTTGTTTGGATGGATTCCCGCAATCAATGGACAATATACGGACAGAGATATTCTGCGTCGGGCAGTCCCGTTAGCGGCAACATAGCGCTGGGAGATTCGGCTGGGTGCGATCCCAAAATTTGCATGAAGCCCGATGGTAATTTTGCGGTAACCTGGCAGGCGGAAACCGGCAATATTTTATGGCGTCGGTTTGACTCAACGGGAAATTCCTTAAGCAATTCTTTGCGGGTAAACTCGCGCGATGTCAACCTGGATTATGC from candidate division TA06 bacterium harbors:
- the tuf gene encoding elongation factor Tu (EF-Tu; promotes GTP-dependent binding of aminoacyl-tRNA to the A-site of ribosomes during protein biosynthesis; when the tRNA anticodon matches the mRNA codon, GTP hydrolysis results; the inactive EF-Tu-GDP leaves the ribosome and release of GDP is promoted by elongation factor Ts; many prokaryotes have two copies of the gene encoding EF-Tu); the encoded protein is SLPKGVEMIMPGDNVTIEGELITPIAMEKGLKFAIREGGRTVGAGTVTEIME
- the rpmG gene encoding 50S ribosomal protein L33 codes for the protein MREIVTIACVPCKRRNYTTTKNKRKHPDRAEFKKYCRFCKKHTAHKETK
- the secE gene encoding preprotein translocase subunit SecE; the encoded protein is MFKKIWQFFIDTKAEFAKVSWPSREELTQSTLVVMVVSLAVTVFIALVDQGLTRVITLILG
- the nusG gene encoding transcription termination/antitermination factor NusG, with amino-acid sequence MRWYVIHTYSGHENRVKSALEQSAQRLGLQDKLGRVLIPTEEITEIKHGKRKTSAKQLYPSYLMVEMDLTDDVWNVVSSTPGVTSFLGSRRKPQPMRSAEAARLLARIDGTKAAGPAVIPFQVGESVKIVDGPFANFTGVINEVDKQHGKVKVMVTIFGRTTPVELDFIQINEI
- the rplK gene encoding 50S ribosomal protein L11; amino-acid sequence: MAKIVTALVKLQIPAGQANPAPPVGPALGQHGANIPEFCKQFNARTQGQEGLIIPCLITIYKDRSFSFILKTPPAAVLLKKAAGLAKGSGVPNRNKVGKVTEAQVRDIAQKKMADLNAASVDAAMRLVKGTARSMGIDVAG
- a CDS encoding type II secretion system protein, whose protein sequence is MKNQQGFSLLEFLASVVIVLALATIGYSQYVTSAENAKQTAIIANMYTIQLCAEDFSTQAEGVYPGGINTEVAQVCPANPTNHSVMAGATKQPYPATALIPSDFANPVNGGYDAIKNGPVKKPAGGVYYTAYDAAGNKLNDGQAAFSYKVTAMGAYRPITFTLSSAKKKGEK